A genome region from Clostridium pasteurianum includes the following:
- the uxaC gene encoding glucuronate isomerase, producing the protein MRKFMDENFLLYNNTAVKLYNDYAKDMPIIDYHCHLDPKEIYENKKFKNITEAWLYGDHYKWRAMRSNGIEEKFITGNASDYEKFVAWAKTMPMALGNPLYHWTHLELQRFFNIYEPLNEKNAPAIWEKANKLISGDGFGARDLIIKSNVKAVCTTDDPVDSLEYHIKLKEDSTFNVKVLPTFRPDKGLDINKPTFKSWLEKLQKVTGKIINSYDEFLEALEMRVRFFNEVGCRISDHSLSSVTYKEASKEEIDSIFIKALKGETLNIDEESKYRTHTMQFLGKLYCKLGWAMQLHIGAMRNNNTKRFKGLGADTGFDSINDEQIAYPISRFLDSLEVENCLPKVVVYNLNPKDNHVLGSMLGNFQGSEVPGKIQFGPAWWFLDNKKGMLDQLTTLANLSLLGRFIGMLTDSRSFLSYPRHEYFRRILCNLIGEWAEKGEIPNDIEELGSIVKGISYNNAKEYFKIL; encoded by the coding sequence TTGAGAAAATTTATGGATGAAAACTTTCTATTATATAATAATACGGCAGTAAAGTTGTATAATGATTATGCAAAAGATATGCCTATAATTGATTATCATTGCCATTTAGATCCTAAAGAAATATATGAAAATAAGAAGTTTAAGAATATAACTGAAGCATGGCTTTATGGTGACCATTATAAGTGGAGGGCAATGAGAAGTAACGGTATAGAAGAAAAATTTATTACAGGGAATGCTAGCGATTATGAAAAATTTGTTGCATGGGCAAAAACAATGCCAATGGCTTTAGGAAATCCACTTTATCATTGGACACATTTAGAACTTCAGAGATTTTTCAATATATATGAGCCATTAAATGAAAAAAATGCTCCAGCTATTTGGGAGAAAGCAAATAAACTAATTAGTGGAGATGGTTTTGGAGCAAGAGATTTAATAATAAAGTCAAATGTTAAGGCAGTGTGTACAACTGATGATCCAGTAGATTCACTAGAATATCACATTAAATTAAAAGAAGACTCTACTTTTAATGTAAAGGTTTTGCCTACCTTTAGACCAGATAAGGGTCTTGATATAAACAAGCCTACATTTAAATCATGGCTTGAAAAACTGCAAAAGGTAACAGGAAAAATAATCAATAGTTATGATGAATTTTTAGAAGCTTTAGAAATGAGAGTGAGATTTTTTAATGAGGTTGGATGCAGAATATCAGATCACAGTTTAAGCAGTGTAACTTATAAAGAAGCTTCTAAAGAAGAAATAGATAGTATATTTATCAAAGCATTAAAGGGTGAAACCTTAAATATCGATGAAGAAAGTAAGTATAGAACACATACAATGCAATTTCTGGGAAAGCTTTATTGTAAATTAGGATGGGCTATGCAGCTTCATATTGGAGCAATGAGAAATAACAATACTAAAAGATTTAAAGGTTTGGGAGCAGATACTGGCTTTGATTCAATTAATGATGAGCAAATAGCATATCCAATTTCTAGATTTTTAGATTCACTTGAAGTAGAAAACTGTCTTCCTAAGGTTGTAGTTTATAATTTAAATCCAAAAGATAATCATGTACTTGGTAGTATGCTTGGTAATTTTCAGGGAAGTGAAGTTCCTGGTAAAATACAATTTGGACCAGCTTGGTGGTTCCTTGATAATAAAAAAGGAATGCTTGATCAATTAACAACTCTTGCAAATTTAAGTCTCCTGGGACGATTTATAGGTATGCTTACAGATTCCAGAAGCTTCTTATCTTATCCAAGACATGAGTATTTTAGAAGAATACTTTGCAATCTAATTGGAGAATGGGCTGAAAAGGGTGAAATACCAAATGATATAGAAGAACTAGGAAGTATTGTTAAAGGAATATCCTACAACAATGCAAAGGAGTATTTTAAAATATTATAG
- a CDS encoding TIM-barrel domain-containing protein, with translation MKVSNKIISLKNVENYLEIITNAAKYRIILLNDDIVRIRCTFDKEFQKEASYALVMTAWNDETDNLLAKERVKVEALSSKYEDLGDHILLSTAKLNINIYKEPFGIEILDKKGNVLHSDLMEKAYVEDSKGRLYHYSCMEDNDYFYGFGEKSGYLNKRRRRMRMHNYDTYGYDSECTDPLYKHIPFYVKFNSKNNIASGLFYNNSYDSIFDVGCERVGYWKDYSYFCADGGELDVFFIYGPTIKNVVKNYTDLTGKTKLPPRYSLGYMGSTMYYTELDKDSDKTILKFLDKCKEAEIPCDGFFLSSGYTSSKDNKRYVFNWNYDRFSDPKDFVEQMKEKGASLVPNIKPGMLKSHPLYKEFDESDAYIKDETGKKSEQERYWGGHASFVDFTSPKGREEWKKHLKDSLVSLGITSIWNDNNEYDMKNDDAVCCVEGLKRGIGGLRPIMTNLMSFVANEAVEEVYPNARQYVISRSGFAGIQRYAQTWAGDNGTSWKSLKFNIPVILGLGLSGVANQGCDIGGFYGEAPEPELFVRWVQNGIFQPRFSIHSCNTDNTVTEPWMYPSYTKYIRDAIKLRYKLVPYMYSLLYEASTEGNPIMRPLVYEFPEDKKLLEESFDFMLGKSILVANVLEKGAKTRKVYLPKGALWFEWNTKHVYQGGQTIEFDVSLDSIPMFIRSGAIVPVCGELTNLHKDSMEKLNLMIEPSQESSFVLYEDDGTTNDYKNGDYLKTTIAIDNKSGIKISFNKTGNYKTEVKKMLVDVICKDMAPKQVKLKDKVLPMFLDEKEWESSEFGWHYDIEQKTVRVKYNNVDGDYILHVDCDMKDLIAM, from the coding sequence ATGAAAGTAAGTAACAAAATTATAAGCCTTAAAAATGTTGAAAACTATTTAGAGATTATTACAAATGCAGCTAAGTATAGAATCATACTTTTAAATGATGATATAGTAAGAATACGCTGTACTTTTGATAAGGAATTTCAAAAGGAAGCATCTTATGCCTTAGTTATGACTGCATGGAATGATGAAACAGATAATTTATTGGCCAAAGAAAGAGTAAAGGTTGAGGCACTTAGCAGTAAATATGAAGACTTAGGAGATCATATTCTGTTATCTACTGCAAAATTAAATATAAATATTTATAAAGAACCATTTGGAATAGAAATTTTAGATAAGAAGGGTAATGTATTACACTCCGATTTAATGGAAAAAGCTTATGTAGAGGATTCTAAAGGAAGATTATATCATTACTCTTGTATGGAAGATAATGATTATTTCTATGGGTTTGGTGAAAAATCTGGATATTTAAATAAGAGAAGAAGAAGAATGAGAATGCATAACTATGATACTTATGGATATGATTCAGAATGTACAGATCCACTATACAAGCATATACCTTTTTATGTTAAGTTCAATAGTAAAAACAATATAGCTAGTGGATTATTTTATAACAATTCTTATGATTCAATTTTTGATGTTGGATGCGAAAGAGTAGGCTACTGGAAGGATTACAGTTATTTCTGTGCTGATGGCGGTGAATTAGATGTATTCTTTATATACGGACCTACAATAAAAAATGTAGTAAAAAATTACACTGATTTAACTGGAAAAACTAAGTTGCCTCCAAGATATTCACTTGGTTATATGGGTTCAACAATGTATTATACAGAACTTGATAAAGATTCAGATAAAACTATTTTGAAGTTCTTAGATAAATGTAAGGAAGCAGAAATTCCTTGTGATGGGTTCTTCTTATCATCAGGGTATACTTCCTCAAAGGACAATAAGAGATATGTATTTAATTGGAATTATGATAGGTTCAGTGATCCTAAAGATTTTGTTGAACAAATGAAAGAAAAGGGTGCGTCTTTAGTACCGAATATAAAACCGGGTATGTTGAAATCTCATCCATTATATAAGGAATTTGATGAAAGTGATGCTTATATAAAAGATGAAACAGGTAAAAAGTCTGAACAGGAAAGATACTGGGGAGGTCATGCTTCTTTTGTGGATTTTACAAGTCCTAAAGGAAGAGAAGAGTGGAAAAAGCATTTAAAGGATTCATTGGTTTCCCTTGGAATTACATCAATATGGAATGATAATAATGAATATGACATGAAAAATGATGATGCTGTTTGCTGCGTTGAAGGACTGAAAAGGGGAATAGGCGGTTTAAGACCGATTATGACAAATTTAATGTCCTTTGTAGCAAATGAGGCAGTGGAAGAAGTTTATCCAAATGCTAGACAATATGTAATTAGTAGATCTGGATTTGCAGGAATTCAGCGTTATGCGCAGACATGGGCAGGAGACAATGGCACAAGTTGGAAGAGCCTTAAATTTAATATTCCTGTAATACTTGGATTAGGTCTTTCAGGAGTAGCAAATCAAGGCTGTGATATAGGTGGATTTTACGGAGAAGCACCTGAACCAGAATTATTTGTAAGATGGGTTCAAAACGGAATATTCCAGCCAAGATTTTCAATACATTCTTGCAATACTGATAACACTGTTACAGAACCATGGATGTACCCATCATATACTAAATATATACGTGATGCCATAAAACTTAGATATAAATTAGTACCATATATGTATTCTTTGTTATATGAAGCATCTACAGAAGGAAATCCAATTATGAGACCTTTAGTCTATGAATTTCCTGAGGATAAGAAGTTGCTTGAAGAAAGTTTCGATTTTATGCTTGGAAAGTCTATTCTTGTTGCAAATGTTCTTGAAAAGGGTGCAAAAACTAGAAAAGTATATTTACCAAAAGGGGCTCTTTGGTTTGAATGGAACACTAAACATGTATATCAAGGAGGACAGACCATTGAATTTGATGTTTCTTTAGATTCAATTCCGATGTTTATTAGAAGTGGTGCGATTGTTCCTGTATGTGGAGAATTAACGAACCTTCATAAAGATTCAATGGAAAAACTTAATTTAATGATAGAGCCATCGCAGGAATCAAGTTTTGTATTGTATGAAGATGATGGAACTACAAATGATTATAAAAATGGAGATTATTTAAAAACAACAATAGCAATAGACAATAAGAGTGGAATAAAAATAAGCTTTAATAAAACTGGAAATTACAAAACAGAAGTCAAGAAAATGCTAGTGGATGTAATCTGTAAGGATATGGCTCCAAAGCAGGTTAAACTGAAAGATAAAGTACTTCCTATGTTCTTAGATGAAAAAGAATGGGAGAGTAGTGAATTTGGATGGCACTATGATATTGAACAAAAGACAGTAAGAGTAAAATATAATAATGTTGATGGAGATTATATTTTGCATGTTGATTGTGACATGAAAGATTTAATTGCTATGTAA
- a CDS encoding alpha/beta fold hydrolase, whose amino-acid sequence MAFQERSFKSFNERDMVQAWIYTPVRKPKGIVQLVHGYHEHSRRYLHTILKLNDAGFIVAADDHVGHGKTAYLSGNWTDWGDKGYMTMAEDEHTLRKIVQKEYPNLPYFMFGHSMGSMIARSYATVYGDGLDGLMLCGTPGVFKTAASVAYSLKKLIDEGRGEESAAEYEGKLMGWMWTSKRYEEKPITSRSEWVCSDPDVIADHGRDIYSDLVTSPNIRSLYYFATMMDANVGTKWAEKVPTSIPVYNIAGDKDPVGNYGEGAYAVSNWLAETGHMVRTKIYPGYRHEILNYLDIRDEIEDGIIEFVKYIID is encoded by the coding sequence ATGGCATTTCAGGAAAGAAGCTTTAAATCATTTAATGAAAGAGACATGGTACAAGCTTGGATTTATACTCCAGTACGTAAGCCAAAAGGAATTGTACAACTTGTACATGGTTATCATGAGCATTCACGTAGGTATTTACATACAATACTTAAGCTAAATGATGCAGGATTTATAGTTGCAGCAGATGATCATGTAGGGCATGGAAAAACTGCTTATTTGTCAGGTAACTGGACAGACTGGGGTGATAAAGGATATATGACAATGGCAGAAGATGAGCACACTCTGCGTAAAATTGTACAGAAGGAATATCCTAATTTGCCTTACTTTATGTTTGGACATAGTATGGGTTCAATGATTGCAAGATCTTATGCTACTGTTTATGGTGATGGACTTGATGGATTGATGCTATGTGGAACACCAGGAGTATTTAAAACAGCAGCTTCAGTTGCTTATAGTTTAAAAAAGTTAATAGATGAAGGTAGAGGAGAAGAAAGTGCAGCAGAGTATGAAGGGAAACTTATGGGATGGATGTGGACATCAAAACGTTACGAAGAAAAGCCTATAACTTCAAGAAGTGAATGGGTTTGTAGTGACCCAGATGTAATTGCAGATCATGGAAGAGACATATATAGTGATTTAGTAACGTCACCTAATATACGTTCTCTATACTATTTTGCAACGATGATGGATGCAAATGTAGGGACAAAGTGGGCAGAAAAGGTGCCAACATCAATTCCGGTTTATAATATTGCAGGAGATAAAGATCCTGTTGGAAATTATGGAGAAGGTGCATATGCTGTGTCAAATTGGCTTGCAGAAACAGGGCATATGGTGAGAACAAAGATTTATCCTGGATATCGTCATGAAATACTTAATTATCTTGATATTAGAGATGAAATTGAGGACGGAATCATAGAGTTTGTTAAATACATTATTGATTAA